One genomic segment of Sanyastnella coralliicola includes these proteins:
- a CDS encoding pseudouridine-5'-phosphate glycosidase — protein sequence MSTKLEINEEVAQALSEGRPVVALESTIIAHGMPFPQNVDTARRVEQAIRDNGAIPATIAVLDGKIKVGLTNDDVLKLTRSAGVMKLSRRDLAWAVSKEKHGATTVAATMIIAEMAGINVFVTGGIGGVHRGAELSWDVSADLTELGQTNVAVVSAGAKAILDIPATLEYLETLGVPVVGFKTGDFPAFYSRQSGSQVEYRCESYSELAKFITTKWDLDLKGGVLVANPIPEEHSMDHAVIEEAIQLAIAEAEKQGVKGKALTPFLLSRVKQHTSGKSLESNVALVLHNAEVGAQLAREIALLKSV from the coding sequence ATGTCAACAAAGTTGGAAATCAACGAGGAGGTTGCTCAGGCGCTGAGTGAAGGTCGTCCGGTGGTGGCTCTAGAGAGCACAATTATCGCACACGGTATGCCTTTCCCTCAGAATGTGGATACGGCGAGAAGGGTGGAGCAGGCCATCCGAGATAATGGAGCGATTCCAGCTACCATTGCCGTGCTTGACGGTAAGATCAAAGTCGGCTTGACCAATGATGATGTACTGAAGTTAACCCGTAGCGCCGGTGTGATGAAGTTGAGTCGACGTGACCTGGCTTGGGCGGTGAGCAAAGAGAAGCATGGAGCAACGACGGTTGCTGCTACGATGATCATTGCGGAAATGGCTGGCATCAATGTCTTCGTGACCGGAGGGATTGGCGGCGTTCATCGCGGAGCCGAACTGTCATGGGATGTTTCAGCTGACCTAACAGAACTCGGGCAGACCAATGTGGCTGTGGTTAGTGCCGGAGCAAAGGCCATTCTCGATATTCCGGCAACCCTAGAATATTTGGAGACTTTGGGTGTTCCCGTAGTTGGATTTAAGACAGGCGATTTCCCGGCTTTTTACAGTCGTCAAAGTGGAAGTCAGGTTGAATACCGATGTGAATCATACAGCGAGCTCGCGAAGTTTATTACCACTAAGTGGGACCTCGATTTGAAAGGTGGTGTGTTGGTGGCGAATCCAATTCCAGAAGAGCATTCAATGGATCATGCGGTGATTGAAGAGGCGATTCAACTCGCTATCGCGGAAGCGGAAAAGCAAGGTGTTAAAGGAAAGGCCCTTACCCCGTTCTTGCTTTCTCGAGTGAAGCAACATACCTCTGGAAAAAGCTTGGAATCCAATGTGGCTTTAGTGCTTCACAATGCAGAAGTTGGAGCACAACTTGCACGCGAGATCGCGCTGTTAAAGTCTGTTTAG